One Dehalogenimonas sp. THU2 genomic window, ACCGGCCTCGATGTTATTGAACTGGCATCCTTTCACTCCAAGAGTTGCGCTCAAGTATTGCTACGCATGGGTGAAGTGCTGCAAGGCAAGTTGTTTGTTTATAGTGCGCTCTATGAACCCTGTGGTGAAGGGAGCTCCGCATGGCAGGTCGCTTACTGGACCGGGTGCCATAATGACGAAGAACCTGAATCCAACGTATCTTATTCTGACGGCTATTTTCCTAGAAAAGGCCGTCATGCCCTGCCCGGTTCGCTAATCAACCTCGTGATCAAAACAAAAAAACCACACCTCGCCCGGGTCACCCTCTCTGATGATGACGACAACGGTTTGCTGGCATTAGCAAGACCTCTCATGATCTCAGGTGACCCCATAAAAGCGGTTCTAACCGCGGTACTTTCAACCGACAGGAGTTTTATTGAACCTCAAATCGGACGTTTGAGACCTATTGATATCAAAGGATTTTTCAAACACTTGTAGACAATGTGGGGAGGCAAAGCTATGGGAAATCAGATAAAAAGAGTGGTTATCTATGCCAGAGTTTCTTCTGACCGTCAGGATGTTGACCTGTCCATCTCGGCTCAGTTGAAGTCACTGAGAGACTACGCTAGCAAACACGGCTTTTTTGTGGCCAAGGAATTTGTCGACGAGGCTGAAAGCGGCCGGAGCACCGCCCGTCCGGCCTTCCGTGAGATGATCAGTTTGGCTAGAGCAAAACAGCATCCATTTGATATGATTCTTGTCTGGAAACTTTCTCGCTTCGCCCGTAATCGCGAGGACTCAATCATCTATAAATCCCTTCTGAGAAAACAGGACGTTCAGGTGGTTTCGATCAATGAGCCAATCGAAGACTCCCCAACCGGCCGCCTTATGGAGGGTATTATCGAGGTTATCGATGAGTTCTACTCTTCCAATCTGGCGCAAGACATCACTCGAGGCCTTCGCGAGAACGCATCCCGCGGGTTCTTTAACTGTAGCCGGGTTCCTTATGGCTACATGAAAAAGAAGATCCGCGATGGCGAGAAAGAGCGTAATACTTTAGTGCCACATCCTGAACAAGCTCCAATCGTTGAACGAATCTTTAACGAAATTTCCAGAGGTAAAGGCCTCAAAGAAATTGCCAAAGGCCTTAACGGAGACGGCTTCCCAGCGCCGGCTGGTGGAAAGTGGGGCAAACAACGCCTGCACAAAATTCTCACCAATGAATCTTATATCGGCCGCCTAGTTTGGGGTAAAACCCACCGTGGGAAACACAACAACTTACCGCCCGTGATCAAGGATGATGCATGGCAAGCCTTAATTGATAAGACTTTATTTGATGACGTCCAAGTCACTCTCGCTTCCAGGGCACCGAAAGTTACCCACCCAAGAGTAACCAGTAGCACCTATTTACTCAGCGGTCTCATTAAATGCCACAAGTGCGGCGCCGCTTATATCGGCTATGGTGCCAAGTCTGGTCAATTTCACTACTATGTCTGCGGCACTGCTTATAGCAAAGGAAAAGGTATTTGTCCCAGCCAGCATTTGCCCAAGGAAAAAGTTGAGGGCTTCATCACTAACAAGGTTAGTGATTATGTGCTTTCCGATGACAACCTTCTCAAACTGATCAGGGAGAGCAACATGGCCATTGAAGGGGCTGATCATAAATACAGGGAACAGATGGAAGTGTTCAATCGGGAAATCGAACAGTGGCAGCTACGCTTAGACCGTCTCTATGAATTCGTCGAGACCAAAGCAATTGACCCTGCAAGAATGGCCGGACGCATAACCGAACTTCAGGACAAGA contains:
- a CDS encoding ImmA/IrrE family metallo-endopeptidase, whose amino-acid sequence is MRTLRAVASCCGINLNGTDKMPHNLRGYHEVFDSKKNIYFRQGDTLSGQQNTILHEIREMMETLFAEADPSYDALRTSARHLAANRFATAVLLPRDDFIKKVYETGLDVIELASFHSKSCAQVLLRMGEVLQGKLFVYSALYEPCGEGSSAWQVAYWTGCHNDEEPESNVSYSDGYFPRKGRHALPGSLINLVIKTKKPHLARVTLSDDDDNGLLALARPLMISGDPIKAVLTAVLSTDRSFIEPQIGRLRPIDIKGFFKHL
- a CDS encoding recombinase family protein; this translates as MGNQIKRVVIYARVSSDRQDVDLSISAQLKSLRDYASKHGFFVAKEFVDEAESGRSTARPAFREMISLARAKQHPFDMILVWKLSRFARNREDSIIYKSLLRKQDVQVVSINEPIEDSPTGRLMEGIIEVIDEFYSSNLAQDITRGLRENASRGFFNCSRVPYGYMKKKIRDGEKERNTLVPHPEQAPIVERIFNEISRGKGLKEIAKGLNGDGFPAPAGGKWGKQRLHKILTNESYIGRLVWGKTHRGKHNNLPPVIKDDAWQALIDKTLFDDVQVTLASRAPKVTHPRVTSSTYLLSGLIKCHKCGAAYIGYGAKSGQFHYYVCGTAYSKGKGICPSQHLPKEKVEGFITNKVSDYVLSDDNLLKLIRESNMAIEGADHKYREQMEVFNREIEQWQLRLDRLYEFVETKAIDPARMAGRITELQDKIEKIKQAKLDLEEDHVWQKARIFDPQKILPYVAELREFLNTRGLVERKTVLRSFIECISVDDDKLTFDYTMPFPPDNQKQETISVLDIVPSAPP